A portion of the Musa acuminata AAA Group cultivar baxijiao chromosome BXJ1-1, Cavendish_Baxijiao_AAA, whole genome shotgun sequence genome contains these proteins:
- the LOC108953187 gene encoding uncharacterized protein LOC108953187, with protein sequence MPLSQHAAAPGSSLIRGGKRRRSRSKGSRAKKKQKRLDSICDAPGPATPAGPQSPGDDRALIRRSSRVRRAPAFLDSSPAPARRRKKRRLRDSPIRSGSGVGGGRRRKKKRRKRRDDGDDLEEGNPVSLQEKDGSPTQEIKMSEEEAEDWRSRLRSRVGKRKGKSRSFEEVATRKEKESVKPVTSGSVLSSQAIRSSRRGRRRGFGDEVSVIAEETGYQGEVLSSNDHEDSRDKASHGEESKIVTDSPVFSEPNQEIVAPLPSEEGKENADRTDVADKEDLEQSEEGTAIPNLQLDDVDPGNCLATSLSEHVDDKPVKSEDILKEDKPKPPIFDDKIARKHVKEGRRCGLCGGGTDGRPPKRLVHESSGSDNEAYEGSSASEEPNYDVWDGFGDEPGWLGRLLGPINDRFGIPRIWVHQHCAVWSPEVYFAGLGCLKNVRAALCRGKALKCSRCGRPGATIGCRVDRCPKTYHLPCSRADGCVFDHRKFLIACYDHRHLFQPQGAEYAQQVKKMKTKKLKLEMRKLSHDAWRKDLEAEEKWLENCGEDEEFLKREGKRLHRDLLRIAPIYIGGSENEKNFQGWESVAGLQDVINCLKEVVILPLLYPEIFNSLGLTPPRGVLLHGYPGTGKTLVVRALIGACSRGDKRIAYFARKGADCLGKYVGDAERQLRLLFQVAERCQPSIIFFDEIDGLAPCRSRHQDQTHNSVVSTLLSLLDGLKSRGSVIVIGATNRPDAVDPALRRPGRFDREIYFPLPKLKDRSAILSLHTKSWSNPVSGPLLSWIANQTAGYAGADLQALCTQAAMNALKRNCALQALLSSAEKGFGGGKLPSLPLFMVEERDWLTALAAAPPPCSRREAGMAANDVVTSPLHSHLIPCLLKPLSKLLISFYIDERLWLPPAILKASESLKSVITAALEQKRLHIGFWWSHFDSLINQPSVANEIERTLCHYGLVTARSGYDHSYMLDDVNFDFEKFDSYRSKLSEFSDPSKSKIKLVELGQSSGFRALIAGTPRSGQQHLASCLLHGFSGHLEIQKVNLATMSQEGHGDIIHGLTQILLKCMKRGRCMIYMPRIDLWAIETLRKEPEYNDSGPETCKLSAVSVVNDVIRIASEAWNLFVEQVDSVTAPASLIIMATCEMQIHSLPVGIKKFFTNYVPDDAGSIPLEHTVPRFSVDVDGKFNHDLLISSCASKLSEDLVQHYIQLIHHHTHLVNSHDVNETFQTMEAHSEPQTHCERQATLVTNKQMDPNQKASGVGDQDQQHVAGDQVWPLPSTLRGHDEIGNQHHSHQDSIPKTLHKGVKGGSVLSIATFGYQILRSPHFAELCWVTSKLKEGPCADVNGPWKRWPFNSCVMNTCSSPEKVVTGVNSNPKDRELSGTVRGLIAVGLLAYRGIYTSVREVSFEVRKVLELLVGQIRARISGRKDTFRYLRILSQVAYLEDVVNSWAYTFRSLPAESHRTAPNAKPTILGDAAMDIGLNENYILGNRSSVPIVPEKGCNELQDMLARGNPDEFVNDGEDNNLIQGLASQSVSTSDVCVLEKGELFPSAPCPSGLYQSSEAAGALPSGNGMSRFESPIVKSPETKDQSSGLEKTESNLPSVTNIYNDDSVVKDTTSYSTRFSNPCNDSVNVLSSNNAGFVTDELATATNFAHGSSSSLSTVSGISCLYCCCCRCLQTLFVLVRGILSDSWRSCGHCSRIDDIHDILASCSLNIVATIRQCFCSPSSHGNEESFGREQYVRMQSEHCACEKHSDKQLQKVPGHCSSSEVESVHAECVYHLRNKNETGTTDYESDSLAPVLKFFLKDGVLMPADPQIGAALHCRFDKLCLSSIVQMILLNKQHLD encoded by the exons ATGCCGTTGTCTCAGCACGCGGCCGCACCGGGCTCTTCGCTGATCCGCGGGGGTAAACGGCGGAGGAGCCGGTCGAAGGGATCCCGCgccaagaagaagcagaagaggcTGGACTCAATTTGCGACGCTCCTGGCCCTGCTACCCCCGCGGGTCCGCAATCGCCCGGCGACGACCGCGCCCTCATCCGCCGCAGCTCCCGCGTCCGCCGGGCCCCGGCCTTCCTCGACTCGTCCCCTGCCCCCGCGCGCCGGAGGAAGAAGCGTAGGCTCCGGGATTCCCCAATACGGTCCGGCTCTGGTGTTGGTGGTGGTcgcaggaggaagaagaagaggcggaAGAGAAGGGATGATGGAGATGATCTAGAAGAGGGAAATCCGGTTTCGTTGCAGGAAAAAGATGGTTCTCCTACTCAAGAAATTAAAATGTCGGAAGAGGAAGCAGAAGATTGGAGATCACGACTGCGATCTAGGGTtggaaaaagaaagggaaaatcACGCTCTTTTGAAGAGGTCGCTACGAGGAAAGAAAAGGAGTCAGTGAAGCCAGTGACAAGTGGGAGTGTACTTAGTTCACAGGCAATTCGATCCAGTAGGAGGGGCCGAAGAAGGGGTTTTGGCGACGAAGTCAGTGTGATCGCTGAAGAAACTGGATATCAAGGTGAGGTTTTGTCTTCAAATGATCATGAAGATAGTCGTGACAAAGCCTCTCATGGAGAGGAATCTAAAATTGTCACAGATTCGCCAGTATTTAGTGAACCAAACCAGGAAATTGTAGCTCCTTTACCATCCGAGGAGGGTAAAGAAAATGCAGACCGTACAGATGTGGCTGATAAAGAAGATCTCGAGCAGTCCGAAGAAGGAACTGCAATCCCAAATCTGCAGCTGGATGATGTTGATCCTGGAAATTGTTTAGCTACCTCATTAAGTGAACATGTTGATGACAAACCTGTAAAGAGTGAAGACATCTTAAAGGAAGATAAACCGAAGCCACCCATTTTTGATGATAAGATTGCAAGGAAGCATGTTAAGGAGGGCCGGAGGTGTGGGCTGTGCGGGGGTGGGACTGATGGAAGGCCACCTAAGAGACTTGTTCATGAGTCATCAGGGAGTGATAATGAGGCTTATGAAGGATCTTCAGCTTCGGAGGAACCAAACTATGACGTATGGGATGGGTTTGGTGATGAGCCTGGATGGCTTGGTAGGCTCTTGGGTCCCATTAATGATCGGTTTGGCATTCCTCGTATTTGGGTTCATCAACATTGTGCTGTTTGGAGTCCAGAG GTTTATTTTGCTGGCTTGGGCTGCCTGAAAAATGTTAGAGCTGCACTATGTAGGGGAAAAGCATTAAAGTGCAGTCGCTGTGGGAGACCTGGAGCAACCATTGGTTGCCGTGTTGATCGATGCCCTAAAACTTATCATCTG ccTTGCAGTCGGGCAGATGGTTGTGTATTTGATCATCGCAAGTTTCTCATAGCATGCTATGATCATAGGCATCTATTCCAACCTCAAGGAGCTGAATATGCTCAACAAGTTAAGAAAATGAAAACTAAGAAGCTAAAGCTAGAAATGAGAAAACTTTCACATGATGCATGGAGAAAGGACTTAGAAGCTGAAGAGAAATGGTTAGAGAACTGCGGAGAAGATGAAGAGTTTTTGAAGCGAGAAGGCAAGAGGCTTCATAGAGATCTCTTAAGAATTGCACCTATATATATTGGGGGttctgaaaatgaaaaaaattttcaaggCTGGGAGTCTGTTGCTGGTCTGCAAGATGTCATCAATTGCTTGAAAGAAGTAGTGATATTACCTCTTTTGTATCCTGAAATCTTCAATAGTTTGGGCCTTACACCTCCTAGGGGTGTTCTATTGCATGGTTACCCTGGTACTGGTAAAACACTGGTTGTGAGAGCATTGATTGGTGCATGCTCTCGTGGGGATAAAAGAATTGCTTACTTTGCTCGCAAGGGTGCTGATTGTTTGGGAAAGTATGTTGGTGATGCAGAGAGACAATTAAGACTTCTTTTTCAGGTAGCAGAGAGATGTCAGCCTTCTATAATCTTTTTTGATGAGATTGATGGTTTAGCCCCATGCCGCTCTAGGCATCAAGATCAAACACATAATTCGGTTGTATCTACTTTACTCTCCTTGCTTGATGGTTTGAAATCTCGAGGTTCAGTGATTGTAATAGGTGCTACTAATCGTCCGGATGCTGTTGATCCTGCTCTGAGGAGACCAGGTAGATTTGACCGGGAAATATACTTCCCGCTTCCCAAACTGAAGGATAGATCTGCTATTTTATCACTTCACACAAAGAGTTGGTCGAATCCTGTATCTGGACCTCTTCTTTCATGGATTGCAAACCAAACCGCTGGTTATGCTGGAGCTGATCTGCAGGCACTTTGTACCCAAGCAGCAATGAATGCCTTGAAGAGGAATTGTGCACTGCAAGCACTGTTATCTTCTGCTGAAAAAGGGTTTGGTGGCGGTAAACTTCCTTCCCTGCCTTTGTTTATGGTTGAGGAAAGGGACTGGTTGACAGCTCTTGCAGCTGCTCCTCCCCCGTGTTCACGTAGAGAAGCAGGAATGGCAGCAAATGATGTAGTCACTTCACCTCTTCACTCTCATCTCATTCCATGTCTTCTCAAGCCACTGTCAAAACTCCTGATTTCGTTTTACATTGATGAACGGCTCTGGTTACCTCCTGCAATTCTGAAGGCATCAGAGTCTCTTAAGAGTGTCATTACTGCAGCACTTGAACAGAAAAGACTTCACATTGGCTTTTGGTGGTCtcattttgattctttgattaaCCAACCATCTGTTGCAAATGAGATAGAGAGAACTCTTTGTCACTATGGCCTTGTAACTGCTAGATCAGGATATGATCATTCTTATATGCTGGATGATGTCAATTTTGACTTTGAAAAGTTTGATTCATATAGATCGAAACTGTCTGAATTTTCTGATCCTAGTAAGTCAAAAATAAAGCTTGTTGAATTAGGACAATCATCAGGGTTCCGAGCTTTAATTGCTGGAACACCCAGGTCTGGCCAGCAACATCTAGCCAGCTGTCTCCTTCATGGCTTCTCAGGCCATTTAGAAATTCAGAAGGTTAATTTGGCGACCATGTCACAGGAAGGACATGGAGATATCATTCATGGATTGACACAGATACTCT TGAAATGCATGAAGAGAGGAAGATGCATGATCTATATGCCTAGGATTGATCTGTGGGCAATTGAAACTCTCAGGAAGGAGCCCGAGTATAATGATTCTGGCCCAGAGACCTGCAAATTATCCGCTGTGTCTGTGGTAAATGACGTGATAAGAATTGCTTCAGAAGCTTGGAATCTTTTTGTTGAGCAGGTGGATTCTGTGACAGCACCTGCATCTTTAATCATTATG GCCACTTGTGAAATGCAAATTCATAGTCTTCCAGTTGGAATAAAGAAATTCTTCACAAATTATGTGCCAGATGATGCTGGTTCAATTCCTCTCGAGCACACTGTACCACGATTCTCAGTTGATGTAGATGGAAAATTTAACCATGATCTGCTAATTAGTTCATGTGCTTCAAAATTATCAGAGGATTTGGTTCAGCATTATATTCAGTTGATTCATCACCATACTCATTTGGTCAATTCTCATGATGTGAATGAAACCTTTCAAACCATGGAAGCTCATTCAGAACCTCAAACACACTGTGAGAGACAAGCAACTTTAGTCACTAACAAGCAAATGGATCCTAATCAGAAAGCTTCAGGAGTTGGAGACCAAGATCAGCAACATGTAGCTGGCGATCAGGTGTGGCCCCTGCCATCTACTTTAAGAGGTCATGACGAAATTGGCAATCAGCACCATAGTCATCAAGATTCGATTCCAAAAACTCTTCATAAAGGCGTGAAGGGTGGTTCCGTGTTGTCAATTGCAACATTTGGCTACCAAATTTTACGAAGCCCTCATTTTGCAGAGCTTTGTTGGGTAACCTCAAAACTGAAAGAAGGACCTTGTGCAGATGTAAATGGTCCTTGGAAGCGTTGGCCATTTAATTCTTGTGTGATGAATACTTGCAGCTCACCTGAAAAAGTAGTTACTGGAGTAAATAGCAATCCTAAAGATAGGGAACTCTCTGGTACAGTAAGAGGCTTAATAGCAGTAGGCTTATTGGCTTACCGTGGTATTTACACATCAGTCAGAGAAGTGTCATTTGAGGTTAGAAAGGTTTTAGAGCTCTTAGTTGGACAGATTCGTGCTAGGATTTCAGGCAGGAAAGACACATTCCGTTACCTTCGTATTCTCTCACAGGTGGCTTACCTTGAGGATGTTGTTAATAGTTGGGCTTACACGTTCCGCAG TTTACCAGCGGAGAGTCATAGAACAGCACCAAATGCTAAGCCAACAATTTTAGGGGATGCAGCAATGGATATTGGCCTTAATGAAAACTACATTCTTGGAAATAGATCAAGTGTGCCAATTGTTCCTGAAAAGGGCTGCAATGAACTTCAAGACATGTTAGCCAGAGGAAATCCTGATGAATTTGTGAATGATGGTGAAGACAATAATTTGATCCAAGGACTGGCATCTCAGTCAGTGTCTACTTCTGATGTTTGTGTCTTAGAAAAAGGTGAGCTTTTCCCATCTGCTCCTTGTCCATCTGGATTATATCAAAGTTCTGAAGCTGCAGGTGCACTACCAAGTGGAAACGGAATGAGCAGATTTGAGAGTCCAATTGTGAAAAGTCCAGAAACCAAGGATCAATCTAGTGGCTTGGAAAAGACAGAAAGCAATCTTCCTTCAGTGACTAATATCTATAATGATGACAGCGTAGTGAAGGATACAACCTCTTACTCCACAAGATTTTCAAATCCTTGCAATGATTCGGTAAATGTTCTTTCTTCGAACAATGCTGGGTTTGTTACTGATGAACTGGCTACAGCAACTAACTTCGCACATGGAAGTAGTAGCAGTCTTTCAACTGTTTCTGGTATTTCGTGTCTTTACTGCTGTTGTTGCCGTTGCCTGCAAACTTTGTTTGTGTTGGTTCGCGGGATTCTCTCTGATTCCTGGAGGTCTTGTGGTCATTGTTCAAGGATTGATGATATTCATGATATTCTTGCTTCATGTTCCTTGAATATCGTAGCAACAATTAGGCAATGCTTTTGTTCTCCAAGTAGTCATGGTAATGAAGAAAGCTTTGGAAGAGAACAATATGTCAGAATGCAGTCTGAACATTGTGCCTGTGAGAAACACAGTGATAAACAACTTCAGAAGGTACCTGGCCATTGCTCTTCTTCTGAAGTTGAAAGTGTACATGCAGAATGTGTTTACCACTTAAGAAACAAGAATGAGACTGGGACAACTGATTATGAGAGTGATTCCCTTGCACCAGTTTTGAAGTTTTTTCTTAAAGATGGTGTATTGATGCCTGCAGATCCCCAAATAGGAGCCGCCCTCCATTGTAGATTTGATAAGCTATGCCTTTCTTCCATAGTACAAATGATTTTACTGAATAAGCAACATTTGGATTGA
- the LOC103986369 gene encoding monothiol glutaredoxin-S9-like gives MRKATRCRSARTRFPSPASNRDRAAVGGGQDGLLTPSSSRSSSSSSTSSPFLGGEGDGAMKQMVAENPVVVVAQRGCCICHAARRLLLGLGVNPAVCEVGEEAAAAGEATDLVEAAAEIEALGGHRRPPAMLPVVFVGGRLLGGLDRLVAVHITGELVPILKEAGEGET, from the exons ATGCGGAAAGCGACCCGGTGCCGATCGGCGCGGACGCGATTCCCCTCGCCGGCGAGCAACAGGGACCGTGCGGCCGTCGGCGGCGGACAGGACGGCTTGCTCACACCCTCCTCTTCCCGGTCTTCATCGTCGTCGTCCACCTCCTCCCCCTTTCTCGGTGGTGAAGGCGACGGGGCAATGAAGCAGATGGTGGCGGAGAacccggtggtggtggtggcgcagAGGGGGTGCTGCATATGCCACGCGGCGAGGCGCCTCTTGCTGGGGCTCGGGGTCAACCCTGCGGTGTGCGAGGTCGGCGAGGAGGCCGCGGCCGCGGGGGAGGCGACGGATCTGGTCGAGGCTGCGGCCGAGATCGAGGCCCTCGGGGGGCATCGCCGGCCGCCGGCGATGCTCCCGGTGGTGTTCGTCGGGGGCAGGTTGCTGGGGGGCCTGGATCGCCTCGTCGCCGTCCACATCACCGGCGAGCTCGTCCCCATCTTGAAAGAAGCCG GGGAAGGTGAGACTTGA